Proteins encoded by one window of Rutidosis leptorrhynchoides isolate AG116_Rl617_1_P2 chromosome 7, CSIRO_AGI_Rlap_v1, whole genome shotgun sequence:
- the LOC139856989 gene encoding uncharacterized protein, with the protein MDSERLMEAALNLRAMANGTGASQLERNKYLKEAAEIYKSVGENELAANCFYDMEDYKAAGDIYNNICMWEKAGNCYHRAKCYQLAAEVYHKAGAFTKCLSACSDGELFEVGFELLGGWEGFDKEKLFLQKCADYYDCSRFKIRVFLRKRKFFIELRLLEMEWYNDKEAAQAAEDGADHYHSIKDFTTMMRCVYSFSSKRKMRQFLRKRRCYDQLILLVEHWGNSKKEAENIVDEDENIFDEDENIFDEDENIVDEDENIVDEAAKVVAEAACYYLSVNDFVTMMKYVRLFPSEYEIRGFLKERRCFDQLIKLEKDWNNFKEAENIVVEAARYYLSVNDITSMMKYVGLFPSEGEMWEFLHEKGCFDEGILLEKDENIVAARYCFSVNDFVTMMKYVASFPSEDEKREFLLKRKRFDELISLEKELGNFKEAAKVARMKPDPMLEAQLYRMGGFIRESLLIISRYMLDSHLLLPNKDWTIKHFEAELSEHVVCLEGFIYYWSNWKEVVWGLIKSTLTWLHVCCCNEDECGYEGFIFNYFGVRNHYDDADGDRRYVVVDVEAQWVQKMKPILVRDGYLDIIDADELSYAVSRYWCSELYVVVEEVLIKLKSLHVYATKKNLPVHLHTKVLTSLFQVTKSLQKRKLPYNLNHVASSIVDEYIRPCVEHFLTNVFHIDWRISHAKEMVSLRGTQTCQDMLEETLNIYRKSRGGLKCGQMGRIAMIFLGSNTKKKIRCGYSLNWRDLFSRLTNVHSSTSKNWDLAVSLHNVLKETFPSGFGRRAKDEQISPACFLYFWERLLILSFCFRGHVFTTRSSFVEWIGYEKWRMVSSGVGWIKSLDTMENIYDSLASMVIGMLNLEDALKEWVTKSEEPDSSYATLVLRLIVLLSLICANSEGYYSPLLLHILGRIHLVSLLPPAFSETLITGIHENRLVDAVAAACKQIDNPLVIVNFNQDLVMAPCQNAINLNLQNLNSGRETLIEMLYN; encoded by the exons ATGGATTCTGAAAGATTGATGGAGGCGGCCTTAAATCTCCGTGCAATGGCTAACGGCACCGGAGCTTCACAACTCGAAAGGAACAAGTATCTAAAGGAGGCTGCAGAGATATATAAGTCTGTCGGCGAGAATGAGTTAGCTGCTAATTGCTTTTATGATATGGAGGATTATAAAGCAGCTG GTGATATATACAATAATATATGTATGTGGGAGAAAGCAGGAAACTGTTATCATCGAGCAAAATGTTATCAGCTTGCTGCGGAAGTATACCACAAAGCTGGAGCTTTTACCAAATGTCTTTCTGCTTGCTCTGATGGAGAATTGTTTGAAGTCGGTTTCGAGTTATTAGGAGGCTGGGAAGGATTTGACAAGGAGAAGCTGTTTTTGCAGAAATGTGCTGACTACTATGATTGTTCCAGATTTAAGATTCGAGTTTTTCTTCGTAAACGTAAATTCTTTATTGAACTTAGATTGTTGGAAATGGAATGGTACAACGATAAAGAAGCTGCGCAAGCGGCAGAAGATGGCGCTGATCATTACCATTCCATCAAGGATTTCACAACTATGATGAGATGCGTTTATTCTTTTTCCTCAAAGCGTAAGATGCGGCAATTTCTACGTAAAAGGAGATGCTATGATCAACTTATACTGCTGGTAGAACACTGGGGAAACAGTAAAAAAGAAGCTGAAAACATTGTTGATGAAGATGAAAACATTTTTGATGAAGACGAAaacatttttgatgaagatgaaaaCATTGTGGATGAAGATGAAAACATTGTGGATGAAGCTGCAAAGGTTGTGGCTGAGGCTGCTTGTTACTATTTATCTGTCAATGATTTCGTAACCATGATGAAATATGTTCGTTTATTTCCGTCAGAGTATGAGATACGGGGATTTTTGAAAGAAAGGAGATGCTTTGATCAACTAATAAAGCTGGAAAAGGATTGGAATAACTTTAAAGAAGCTGAAAACATTGTAGTTGAAGCTGCTCGTTACTATTTGTCTGTCAATGATATCACAAGTATGATGAAATACGTTGGTTTATTTCCGTCAGAGGGTGAGATGTGGGAATTTTTGCATGAAAAGGGATGCTTTGATGAAGGTATACTGCTGGAAAAGGATGAAAACATTGTGGCTGCTCGTTACTGTTTCTCTGTCAATGATTTTGTAACCATGATGAAATACGTCGCTTCTTTTCCATCAGAGGATGAGAAGCGGGAATTTTTACTTAAAAGGAAACGCTTCGATGAACTTATATCACTGGAAAAAGAATTGGGAAACTTTAAAGAAGCTGCAAAGGTTGCAAGGATGAAACCAGATCCCATGCTCGAGGCTCAACTTTATCGCATGGGTGGATTTATCAGAGAATCATTGTTGATAATCTCTAGATATATGCTTGATTCTCATCTTCTGTTACCTAATAAAGATTGGACGATTAAGCATTTCGAAGCCGAGTTATCAGAACACGTAGTTTGTTTGGAAGGGTTTATTTACTATTGGAGCAACTGGAAGGAAGTAGTTTGGGGACTGATCAAGTCGACTCTTACATGGCTTCATGTTTGTTGTTGTAATGAAGACGAATGCGGATACGAGGGTTTTATTTTCAATTATTTTGGTGTGAGAAATCATTATGATGATGCTGATGGTGATAGAAGATATGTTGTAGTGGATGTTGAAGCCCAGTGGGTGCAAAAGATGAAACCTATTCTGGTTAGGGATGGATATTTGGACATAATTGATGCTGATGAACTTTCATATGCGGTTTCGCGATATTGGTGCTCGGAACTATATGTTGTTGTTGAGGAAGTGTTGATAAAACTCAAGTCACTTCATGTTTACGCAACTAAGAAAAACCTCCCCGTGCATCTACATACGAAGGTTCTAACAAGTTTGTTTCAAGTTACGAAATCTTTGCAGAAACGTAAGCTTCCATATAATCTGAATCATGTTGCTAGTTCGATTGTAGATGAATATATCCGACCATGCGTGGAGCACTTTTTGACCAATGTTTTTCATATCGATTGGAGAATCTCTCACGCAAAGGAAATGGTATCTCTAAGGGGAACCCAAACATGCCAGGACATGCTCGAAGAAACACTAAATATATACCGAAAATCTCGGGGAGGTCTAAAATGTGGGCAGATGGGGAGAATAGCGATGATCTTTCTGGGATCCAATACCAAGAAAAAAATTCGATGTGGTTATTCGTTAAACTGGAGAGATTTATTTTCGCGTCTTACAAACGTTCATAGTTCCACTTCGAAAAATTGGGATCTAGCTGTAAGTTTACATAATGTACTGAAAGAGACGTTTCCTTCAGGTTTCGGAAGAAGAGCCAAAGATGAACAAATATCACCAGCTTGCTTCTTATATTTTTGGGAGCGACTTCTGATTTTGTCATTTTGTTTTCGTGGTCATGTTTTTACAACAAGATCATCGTTTGTTGAATGGATTGGTTATGAGAAATGGCGTATGGTTTCATCAGGTGTAGGTTGGATTAAAAGCTTAGATACAATGGAGAACATCTATGATTCTTTAGCTTCTATGGTAATTGGTATGTTGAATTTAGAGGATGCTTTGAAGGAATGGGTCACAAAATCAGAAGAACCGGATTCGTCATACGCAACTTTGGTATTAAGGTTGATTGTTCTTCTTTCGTTAATCTGTGCTAACTCGGAAGGATACTATAGTCCCCTGCTGCTTCATATATTGGGCCGCATTCATCTTGTTTCGTTACTGCCTCCTGCTTTTAGTGAGACACTGATCACGGGTATACATGAAAACCGTTTAGTGGATGCTGTTGCTGCTGCTTGTAAACAGATAGATAATCCTCTTGTAATTGTGAATTTTAACCAAGATTTGGTAATGGCCCCATGTCAAAATGCCATAAATCTCAACTTGCAAAACCTGAATTCTGGACGGGAAACGCTCATAGAGATGTTGTATAACTAG